GTGGCAGCTCGTGTCGTCTTCGCATCTCTcactgcagcagcagcactCTCAGTTGTGAGTCTTTTTCGTTGTAGCTCGTTTCTTAGTAAGGCCTGGATTGCCTTCTCCCTCACAGGCCGGTGTCAGCTTTTTGTCCTGGAAAGCGATCTGTTGGGGTCGGAAACAGACTCGAGAGCGAAATCAGGAGGCAAACTCGTCTGTCGTCAGCCTGTCGCTGAGCAGCCGCAGAAATACGAAGAACTGTCTCGAGATCCTTTGCAGCGAAGCGGCTGCAGAACGGCGTTGTCTAAGACGCCACCCAAAGCTCTTGCTGGAattgtttttcgtttcacACCCACTTCATCGCCATCCGGATTCGCATGTCACTACAGCGGCatctgtctatctctctgGATATACAGAGGTCGGCCTCTGCTTCTATACTTAACAATGCATATGAATGTGACTTGGACCTTATaacgcgttcctctctctacAGATCTGCGTCTGTATGAATATGAGGAATAGGAAGGTGCTTGTGGAGCGTAGGTAGACTTTTTCTCTGGTGCAGACAGTGTGTTTGCGCCCTTTGGTGCGATGATGTCCCCCGTCGCCAAAGCCGGATACTCTCCAGATAGTTTCGACAGAAACGTCGCTCATGCGGTCCAGAGAAAGGCCGTTTGTTCGCGGACCCGTGGCAACGGCGACCATGCTTTTTTACTGAGACAACGGAGGCTAGAAACAGGGGAGACACTGATTCCTTTGCCGACGTTTTTGCCAGGGGTCAAGAATCGGTTAGGAGTTCCAGGAGCGCTTGCATCGTCAGAACCTTTCTACCAGTTCCAACGTGGAACCCTCGGAACGTTCGTCGTGATGTTTCGTTGAGTGTAACGAGGCGGAAAAAAACGCCGAGTCGCGAGACGGAACTTTTtgtgtcttcgtttcgtgGGTATTCCACGCGGTAGTCAGACAGCCACCCGTGTAGTCCCTGCAGTTTCCCGGTCTCTGTACACCCCGCAAACTCGGCCCCGCTATGCCTCTCGTGAGTTTCTCCTTTCAATGCCTCTTGTCGAGTTCCTTCTCGAGCATCTGCCTTCGTGTCTTCGCGTTTAtgtctttcgctctttccttctcttcggcgGTCACAAGATTTCATGGAGAACCGGAACCTCGTCTGTTTGATGGCCGTCTATCCCCGCATATATCCAGTCATTCAAGATGCATTTCTCTATCCCAGACTTCCTAGGATGACCCAGAGATAAACCTGCTTTCTTGGCTTTTTCGCAGCTTCCTGGCGACACTCAAACAGACGCTGGAAGACCCGTCGCCGTCGGTTCGTTTGGCAACTGCggcctttgtctcttctcttcttcgtcgctgctgcaCCTCTGCCGCGCTTCCGCCCTCGTCACAGATGCGCGCGCAgatcctctcttcttcgcacctCCCTCGCGAAGCCGAGACACAAAGCGGCATCTGGCTTCTGTCGCCAGaagtcttttcttctctcctggatttccttctctctgccgcagCCGACAAGTCAGCCCCGCTCGTGAGAGCTCAGGCTCTCCTGGCTATCCAAGGCGTCGCGCAGCCTGTCTGTTCCACCGAGGGCGACACTGGGCCTCTCCAACTTCTCGAAGGTCGAGAGCGATCTGCCGATTCACGTTCTCCTGAGGGTGGCGAAGGTACCTCGTCGGGGACCTCAAGTCGGAAAACGCAGCTGGCTCGCGatgccgcgcatgcagcagcgagaaaagcCATTCTCGACCtcgctcctcgtctctggTCGATGCTTCACGACGCCTCGCCCTGCGTGCGGCTAGCGGCGGCGATGCTCATCCAGGGGAGCGGAGGTGTGTGTCGAGGAGAAACCAAGAAAAGGAgcctctctggagacgcAACATGGGACGGGGTCTCACAGAAGAAATACAGAGGGGCGGCGGGGATTTGTGGCGACGCGGAGAGAGCTGCAGGACGGACGgacggagaggcgaaagacgcgagagaggaagtaAGCTGTGGGCCAGACCTGTGGGAGACggaagacagggagaggaacgcgagagaggacggagagcCCCGAGTTAGAGAGTACGTTTGGAGCCGGTGCACGCGGGACTTCCTTATCGGCCTGCTGTCTGGACAGCACACGGAGCGCGTCACGGGGGTCGCTTTCTTGAAAAGGCGGCAAACTGGAGACAAGCACAACGAGCAGTCGGAAGGTCGCTGCGGGGCTGAGAGGCCCTCGACAGAATTGTATCAAAGAGGAGAATCTGAGGGGACAGAGAAGTCGAAAGAGCGTCCCGGAGCTCCGTGGGGAACGGGGGCTGAAGGGGCGAGTGGAGGAGCGGATGGGAGTGCGCAGGGCGACCGGCCGGAGGCACGCAGgtcgagaaaacgcaagacGGCGgcggccttcgcctccgcttTCGCCTCCACTGTGCAGATCGCTGGCGAGGCAGGAGAAAGTCCTTTCGGAGTTGCAGCCCTGTggcaaggagacaaagacggaACTCTCCTTGACTCCACTGCCACCGCTGCGGAACTGCACACCGCCGGACCCATGgaggtgtctcgacagctcGCCAGACAGCTGCTATTTCAGCTCTTCAAAGCTCCCCTCCAGGAACAagtgagagaaggaacaggccGTTTTGAATGGGGTTGTCTGGCATTTAGGCGGCGTAAAACACAGCTTCTATCCAAAACAGGTGGACTGTTGGTATCTTGTCCCCCCGTTTTAGTCTAGGGTCACTGAGACTCGAGCCATATGTTGCCAGGCAGGTCCGGGAGCTGAAACCTAACATGACTTAGCTGATCTGAATGACACAGGGTGCACTCGTATCCCTACTTAGCTCGCTGCGGACTGAGGACCCGACCAGCCAACTTCACGAACGGTActagaaaaaagaggagttCGCGCGGCGCCCTGGGAAAACCTCGTTTGTTCGGAGATGTGAGGCTGTGGCGACTTCTTATCCTCTTAGCGCACTCGTTGTCCTTCTCGACGTCGCTGTGAAAGGCCTCGCTGTACCTCCTGCCTCGCAGTCTCCCCACACTTTACGTCTGGAGTGGCTGTGGGCTTCGCACTGAGAGACGAGACCTCAGCCCGCGTGGCGAGCCGGTCGCGGCTGAACTTCCTAAACAGGAAGCCGCCGAGCCTGGGGCGCACGACACAGCTGCTTGTTCTTTGCCGTCCCCCAACAGGCAGAAGGAGAGCCTTTTTATCGGGTTCTTCGCATTCGTCGGTCCCTTGCTTTGTCACGTctgatgcatgcacatgacTCGCGAGTCGACGCAAACGACGCGGAATCACATGTGCGAGCAGTACCACTCTACAGTCGGGTTccgacgcgtttctcgcccCCAAAACGTCGTCCACTTGCCCTGGTCTTTATCCCACAGTTCTCTCACAAGCGTTGTAGAATCGAGAGAAAGCATACGTCTCCCCCCTGGCGGCAGTACTCAAAGCAGTACTCAAATTGGCACCGGAAGCCATGCCCTCGAACCTCCACGATGCTCTTCTACGCAGTCTCCTTGGCTTCGTCACGCATCGTCTCACctgacatatatatatatatatatatatatatgtgtataaaTGCGCGtaagagacacagacaaatGTGCGTATTCTCTcctgtttgttttctctggtGTGTACGCGTCAGGCTTTCCAGGTGAAGGGGCTTTGTCgaacgcatgcgcctctGGTGTACGCGTTGGCAGCTCACGTGGGCGCTTGTGCGTGCTTGTCAGAGCCCTTTggttctcgcgttttttctgggtcttctctgtcggcttccgaagaagagaggcaatgCTCGGGGCAGAGTTGCCGGCCTGGCATCAGCTACGTGGACCGCTGCAAACTGGGagttgctctcttctctcaagTTCGTGCCGAGATTGTCGCCTacgagaaggcaaagaggCGGGTGAGACATCGCGAGGCGCGGCCGAGTTctgagacgagagacgcgacgaaaatccgagagaaagagtcgccttctccgcggcCATTTCCGTATTATCGAGGCTCGCTCTTGATCGAGTGGCAGGCGCAACTCGCGATGAGTGCGCAGCTCCTCAGACCCCACTGTTTAAACAGGGACGAGAAGCTTCTGGAGGAACAGCCGCTTCTGCGGCGATTCATCGTCAACAGCATTCCGGTGAGACTCTCGGAGCAGACGTCACGCGAGCCATACACGGCCTAacgggaggagagactgaaCCTGCGATAGACAAGTGTATCTGGAATGATTGTAGATTAGTGGGTAAATGTCAAACGTAAGAATCTCAGGTTTTCCATGAACTCTACGCCTAGAACACGACCGAATTGGAGCAGCCGCAGTGTCACAGGATGATGAAACAAATCTAAGACCTGTGGCTGTCTtcagcagtccagtggggtggtgtGTGGAAACCACGAGACAGTTCTCTCAAATCCCCCTGGCGTACCTCTTGGCTTTGCTGAGCGACAAGAGCTGCATCAAGTGGAACTGACTTCTCCACAGCATCTCTGACACATCCGGTGTCTTCGCCGCGTTCCCCTTTTTTCGTCGAGAGCtttcgttttgtctctcgagTCGGGTTCTGTGCACTTTGGTGCGATCTGTGTTCCGTTTCGCTTtattccttctcttttcctttctctgtgaCAAGCGCGTCCAGCGAAATCGAATAATGCCGATTTTGGAGAATAGTTGTCGGTATAGTACACTTCTTTTCCGCAGAGTGCAGAGACTCTTAGAATTCTGTATTTCCATGCATACGTGATAGCGTCAAAGCGATCCAGCTGATAGAAGCACAGGATTCTGTGTTTCACTCTGTTCTGTCGCAGGAAGAGGACCTTCTGGCGAGTTTGCAAAACACTGCTGGCGGGGCAGTACTTCAGTACAGCTACTGgagcttcttcgtttctctgccttcttgcGTCACTTGCCCGAGTCCTTCTCCGCTCAACACCGCGTCCTCGCAGCAGCCGTTGACCTCCCGACACTCGGGTCGCAGATAccttttcccctcttcgtTGTTGCCCGCATGCGACATCGAGGCCACCCGCTGGCCTGTCGTCCCGAACTCGCCGAACTCGGCTTTTTCCGGGGCTCAGAGCTCCGCTGCGgttgcagctgcagcggcggCACCGGTGTCGCCGTACGGGCGTGTGCTGGAATTGTTTATTCGAGaagtttctcgttttctcgatGGTAGAAGATGCGCAGCCGTCCACGCGCTTCATGCGTACTCCGCGGCGCACATTTGTCATGCTGTTCTCGCAGCTGCGAGCACCGAAAACCGCTCGCCAGGCACCTGCGGTGTCCATTTACCCGAGGGGGCcggggagagacgcgtcgCAGCGGCGCGTCTCGAACGGGTCGGCGGGGGTGAGAGCGCGCCGGAGTGGCGGTGCGGGAGGTCAGAAAGCCGGGAGCGGTGGGGGCGCCTGTCTGCAGCTGGGGAAAGCGGCCTAGCGGTGCGGGGCCTACGAGTGCGCAGCTGCACGCGTCAAGGCAGCCGAGCCgtgagcgaagagagcggagcGAGGACAAGGCATGGCGGGGCTGTTCGTCACTCCACCCCCGCCCACCGCCAGCCTCAGAAGACTCCAGCGGATGGCGAGGGCCCACtgaggagaacagaagagcTGGAGGACGTCTgcgaggggagaaaacgacggtGTCTTCGCgtcgagcgagaaggagatgaaGGGAAAAGGCGTCGGGGCCGAAAGGGGCCTCAAGGGGAGACTGGAAGTGAAAAAGATGGACGAGGCCTCGATGGGTCTTGCGGAGAAAGACGTCGAGGCGAGAggggaaagggagaggagtCCAGTTGCCAACGCGATGAGGCAGATGGAGTCATGACCTTGACGTATTCCTCTTCGCCTATGGAGGAGGACGCGCAAGATGTGAACACAACGTCTCCCGCAGAAAGCGAGTCGGTCTCTGCCTCCGTGTGTCTTTCGGCTTCGCACTTGCACCGGGGTCAAGTAGCTGAGGCCGCCCCGGAGGGGTGCCCCCTGCCTAGTTGGCTGCAAAAGAGATCGGAAGCTGAGGTGGACTCcgcgctcttcctcgacgttttgctgccttttcttcttcgagatGCTCGGCTGAGGCGTTGGCTCTCCCTCCAACTCGCGCGCacccttctccctctcgtggCGACTCTCGACCAGCAAAGACAGCTGCTGGCGGGGGAAGTATCTGCTCACGAGCCATCTGAAGCTTCTTGCGCCGATGAACGCCGAGAAAGGTTTGtcggtctctctgcttcagGGCCGACAGCCTCCGCGGACgaggggagacgcgagaaccATTTCTGTGCTGCTGTGGAGCGACCTCCTGAATCCGCCCGCAGAGAACGCGGAACTCGATATGAGGTTCAgaggcgcagcagagagTCGCAGGCGCGGAGAGTTTCCGTGGAGcctggagaaagcagaaaccCCCTGCCCTGttcgacagaaaacggcAGGTCCTCGTCTCCTAGAGGCCCGACACTGCGCAgcagtggagaggagagaacgcatACAgatgaaagaagaaagaagaccctgaCGAGGCGCCAGAAAGCTCTGCTGGAGCAGAAGGCGGCGCGCGAGAGCGGGGGCGAGTCCAgggcagagagggaggaaactgcatgcactgattCACAGAAACGTGGCGGGAGAAGCGCAGACGACAgtcgcgagaagcagcgaggagacgttGAAGAATCCGAGGCAGCCAGCGAGGATTCAGAGGACGAAAcgagcgaagaggacgaccTGAAAGACGAAGATTTTCAACTGGGAAGCACGCGAcggacgaaaagaagaaaatggGAGGCACACGGTCGCGGGGCCACTAAGAAACTCAAGGGAGACGCGctgtctccagagaaacagaaaccaAACTCTACTGGCGATTCCGCCTTCGAGCGGCAGCAAGAATTGCTCTGCAAAGCGCTCAGGCAAACACCAGTTCCGCAGTGCTTCGCCTTGTCCTACCGCGGGTCTGCGCCTGTCTCAGATTCTGTCGGCTCCTCGCTgggcgcctcttcttctccactcaaCTCTTCATCTCCACTCAGTCCTTCTTCGGCACTgactccttcttttctgtctcttcccgccttcgtcgccgcgCTCGAAATTGTGGCCTTGCTGCGGCACCTGCCTCTTGGCCGCGAGATCCTCGTAGGTCTTGAGGGGCCTCTCCACACCTCAGGCGACAACTCAGAAGCCGACCGGTCCGTGTCCGCGGACTCCCGCGAAGACAGGAAGCCTTTGGACCTTCTCGCCCCTTTGCCGCTCCACGGCCTGTTGATGCACGCAGGCGTCGCGTTCCTTCGAGCTCTCGGAGAGCTGTTGCGCCGCCGCGCCTTCCAGGTGCCTGGCTCGGCTgccgttttgtctctgcaggaATTCGGAGCAGACGATGCAGTTGAGAGTGTGAGCAATCCGCCGCTGCCTCTGGAGATATTCTCGCTGGGTGCAAACGCGCGGTCTGCGGCGTCTAAACACCGACCGCAGGCGCCGCTCCAGGCCCTGCTCCGGCAGTTCCCTCGCGAGCGACTCACACTTCAAAGATTTCTCTTCAAGCGCGCTCTTGATGTCTTCTGCAGTCTGGGACAACTCGCCTCAGTGTACCCGCGCCAGATCTCAGAAATCGCGGTgagtgtctgtttttccaaACCCTGGGAACAAACCTAAGTCATttctgaaaaggaaaaaagccTGCCTATGCCCACGTCTCCCTGTTGTTTATCCGGCCGGACTCGAAACGAGGTGAGCAGTCCCGGGCCGCCACTGGTGGAGTTTGCAACGTGGCATGGCTAGCACCCGCTCTAAGCGTCTTCCACGTGTGGTAGTTTTAGAGagatgtggagagagagagtatTCGTTCTAGGTCTCCTCgttcgagaagaaaaagtggaagcaaaagaaaagaaataCCAAGTTGGTTGCTCCATACTGACCATTTGAGTCTTCTCAGGTGCTGAATCCGACACTCGTCGAATTCGGTCGGCTGCTGGagcctctctccaccgtctctcgctgtctaTGGCGAGAAGCACAGGTCGTGCCCAggacgctgtctctcctttcttctggcggctccggagaagaacgcatgcGGAGGTTTGCAGCTtccagagaagagcaaggagGCGAAGATTCTCCCGCGGTTCAGGCGCCACCTCGCGGTCACCAGTGTCGCCTCAGGACTTGCGGCATTTCCTGTGAAGTCGACGGGACAGGGGATCGAGGAGAGGTAACCGCGGGGCAGCAAAGCATGCGTGGGCCATCATCTGGGAAATGTGGGGATTCTACAAACCAGCAGAACATGATTGCAGGGGACAAAGCAGCGGCTCTCAAACGTTGGCGGCGCAACATTCACCTCATCCTCGAAATTTACGGGTGAGTCTGGCGAGGGGAGGCGACTGGAATGAGAAATGCACATCTGGCAAGCATGTAGGAGAGCTGGTTTCAGGGAGACAGTCCAGGTGATTCGTCTCGTATTTTTTGTTCTCCAGAATGAAAAGAAATGAGCTTTTGAGAGACATCTATGGGGCATCGACGGAATGAGGCGCTTTGAAATTGTTAACAAGAAACGACACGCTTCATTTGGTCACTGAACTGACCGCCAGAGATTGTGCGGTCCAGAAGCAGTCTGCGGTCAGGGGCAGAAATGAACAGCAACCCAGACCGGCGATATCAACTCGGCTTCGCACCCGGGAATATGACAGCTGAGTCAGGCAGCCTGGACAGGTTGCACACTGGGCGGAAGCGATACATTTCCGGCGAACTGAGAATCAAAGTCGTCATTCTACAAAGTAGTACCCAGCGCCTGAGACACTGTCAGGGGGGGATGCTACACACCGTCATTTCTCACACGCGGATGCCGTTATCGTCCAAGCACCCAGCTAGTTATCGCCAGTTATCGAGAGACACTCACGAGCCCGAAATCGTGACTTGTGTGCCCTGCCTGGTTTATCCCCTCTGTGTTTGTCGCCAGAGTCGTGTGCGAGcacctcgctttcttcttctcagtgCCCATCTTCTGGGAGCGACACAGAGCCTGTAAAAGCTCAGCTGGGAAGGCGCTTTTTGCGCGTATGCTGGCGCGACTTCCCACCTTCTTGGAGGCGATGTTCACGTGGGTAGATTTCTTCAAAGGTAAGTGGCGAGCGATGATTTGTTCGGGTCTGGGGGAAACGGCTTTTGCACTCCCAGTATAAGGGGTACCAAGAAGTTACTATGTAAGCCGTACTGGGCCGGCACTGGGAACACGAAGAATACGGCTGGGTCATGTGGTGTAGGATTTGTCAGATTGGAAGTAGATACTGTCTCTGTACACAAGGTCGGCAGTTCACTCTGCTATCGAACTGAGTCTGAAACGTTCCCGATATTGTCATTCTGTTCGTGCTTCTCTAGCTGGGTGATCTCTAACGAGGGTGCAAAATGCTTCTGAACGAAGGTGAAACGCTCGAGTGACACGTGAATGATTTCCGGGCTAAACTCGTGATGTCTTCTTGCGGCCTCATCAACTGCCTCGTTCTCCCTTCGAACCGAGTGTGGATCTGCGCTCCCATGATCTGTGGCAAGgtaacagagaaacgaagccaGTGCAAAGTTTGGCCGCAGAGCAGCTTAATCTTCTGTGGTCATCTTGATCGAATATGCTTCGTCATTATCGATTATTTTTCATTGACATGTTGATGCCATCAATACTAACGACCCACCGGGTTCGAATCGAGTGAATTTCAACACGGCATAATATGCTAGGACAAACCATATTAGGAAACCTGGGGATGCGCGTGGGTTCTCGGGCAAACGAGGACTGTGCGCAGGACCCGATGCAGTGAGCATTTTTAGTCGTTGAGGCAGCTAAACATGGCACTCGGAAACGTAAAGACTCTTGCCTTCGCGTGCACAGTTTTGCTCCTGGCGTTGCATGTGAGTTTGAGGAGTCTGCCCATGCGCTTTTTGTGGCTTTCTGCGTGCTTCTCAGCGACTTCGGATCGCCTGGCGGCATTCGAGCACCACACCGAAGGTCTGCAGTCATCCAAAGACGCTCTGGGAGAGAACAGCGCAGCGCGGACGCAGGAGAAACAAGATGGAAGACAGAGCGACCATGGGAGCTCGAGCGCAAAGGACGAAGTGACTGGTCTGGCTCGCCTGTCCTGGAATAGTGGCGCCTGTGTTGGTCATGCAGTCTGCGATTTTTGGCAAGACGCCGTGTTGCAGGGTGAACTTTACAGCGAAGACAAAACTCGGAGAGGCAAGACCGGCGACGAACAGCGAGACCAAAATGAGAAACGCTCGCCAGAACCGAACGTCGAACTCGGCGAGAGTAGGCAACCAGTGGACAAAGAGAATGCTTCCTTTGACACGACACAGGAAGTTCAGTCGCAGAACCAGCGTCCTCTCTGGGCGCTGAATCGACGTGAGCAGACACAAGAACCCAGG
This genomic interval from Toxoplasma gondii ME49 chromosome VIIb, whole genome shotgun sequence contains the following:
- a CDS encoding HEAT repeat-containing protein (encoded by transcript TGME49_255390) translates to MVGSQELPDSRQISGRFSSMDSPPPVSVSCAEPKTSSHENLRATETTLACFPPSAPEHFSLPAKTHTLAHAVASWESFLELFPRHARVDLLRKQPKSPAPLRPLTRLLHSLPVHTHQALWLSVVRLVKTITKANSSPAALGVSADLPSPKAVSLESEAETSSKHARADDFNSAKDGKPQSPASVFSCEEANASPEAVLLNRFAALTLFLGTFLDQRVAVGQQRRRRLHAAEQKAAAMLNSQGNGDICGRVSSFPEQDDTDGKDTTAAVSEASLPFRPSVQSRPQEDRLSGHTAAGCTYAPPVGVYLVASFLKNNCFRLRLPRKKPLRERAGVETEGATHGEEATCASTESARHACITCDCREEGLSRRSAEGENADDKEKAENPSVQTPGGTERSCSGMSGDPCEEDFAEELRLIQERIGDIVVKLVELGLFVSVPAASRLQRRGGKAFALGRDFPETPAEGGAGEECEKEKDGEEEDPDAGEIRQMPMPGRQSFVLSALLHHLQQVAAATSDPQELSQRLRGLARFARRPHVAAPLERALAAADRVCSRPSRFASSSSSSSSSSSSASSSSSSASFSSDGWSFQQASHEVETPGARGRRERDVIVEKALVLVLLLLQPPAFPLLRDEGTQRLVASWWGRHTALRELFFNNLLGVLEDEDVPLWQLEALGKFFFLAVRSPNWRVRFNAVCLWQLVSSSHLSLQQQHSQFFLATLKQTLEDPSPSVRLATAAFVSSLLRRCCTSAALPPSSQMRAQILSSSHLPREAETQSGIWLLSPEVFSSLLDFLLSAAADKSAPLVRAQALLAIQGVAQPVCSTEGDTGPLQLLEGRERSADSRSPEGGEGTSSGTSSRKTQLARDAAHAAARKAILDLAPRLWSMLHDASPCVRLAAAMLIQGSGGVCRGETKKRSLSGDATWDGVSQKKYRGAAGICGDAERAAGRTDGEAKDAREEVSCGPDLWETEDRERNAREDGEPRVREYVWSRCTRDFLIGLLSGQHTERVTGVAFLKRRQTGDKHNEQSEGRCGAERPSTELYQRGESEGTEKSKERPGAPWGTGAEGASGGADGSAQGDRPEARRSRKRKTAAAFASAFASTVQIAGEAGESPFGVAALWQGDKDGTLLDSTATAAELHTAGPMEVSRQLARQLLFQLFKAPLQEQAFQVKGLCRTHAPLVYALAAHVGACACLSEPFGSRVFSGSSLSASEEERQCSGQSCRPGISYVDRCKLGVALFSQVRAEIVAYEKAKRRVRHREARPSSETRDATKIREKESPSPRPFPYYRGSLLIEWQAQLAMSAQLLRPHCLNRDEKLLEEQPLLRRFIVNSIPEEDLLASLQNTAGGAVLQYSYWSFFVSLPSCVTCPSPSPLNTASSQQPLTSRHSGRRYLFPSSLLPACDIEATRWPVVPNSPNSAFSGAQSSAAVAAAAAAPVSPYGRVLELFIREVSRFLDGRRCAAVHALHAYSAAHICHAVLAAASTENRSPGTCGVHLPEGAGERRVAAARLERVGGGESAPEWRCGRSESRERWGRLSAAGESGLAVRGLRVRSCTRQGSRAVSEESGARTRHGGAVRHSTPAHRQPQKTPADGEGPLRRTEELEDVCEGRKRRCLRVEREGDEGKRRRGRKGPQGETGSEKDGRGLDGSCGERRRGERGKGEESSCQRDEADGVMTLTYSSSPMEEDAQDVNTTSPAESESVSASVCLSASHLHRGQVAEAAPEGCPLPSWLQKRSEAEVDSALFLDVLLPFLLRDARLRRWLSLQLARTLLPLVATLDQQRQLLAGEVSAHEPSEASCADERRERFVGLSASGPTASADEGRRENHFCAAVERPPESARRERGTRYEVQRRSRESQARRVSVEPGESRNPLPCSTENGRSSSPRGPTLRSSGEERTHTDERRKKTLTRRQKALLEQKAARESGGESRAEREETACTDSQKRGGRSADDSREKQRGDVEESEAASEDSEDETSEEDDLKDEDFQLGSTRRTKRRKWEAHGRGATKKLKGDALSPEKQKPNSTGDSAFERQQELLCKALRQTPVPQCFALSYRGSAPVSDSVGSSLGASSSPLNSSSPLSPSSALTPSFLSLPAFVAALEIVALLRHLPLGREILVGLEGPLHTSGDNSEADRSVSADSREDRKPLDLLAPLPLHGLLMHAGVAFLRALGELLRRRAFQVPGSAAVLSLQEFGADDAVESVSNPPLPLEIFSLGANARSAASKHRPQAPLQALLRQFPRERLTLQRFLFKRALDVFCSLGQLASVYPRQISEIAVLNPTLVEFGRLLEPLSTVSRCLWREAQVVPRTLSLLSSGGSGEERMRRFAASREEQGGEDSPAVQAPPRGHQCRLRTCGISCEVDGTGDRGEVTAGQQSMRGPSSGKCGDSTNQQNMIAGDKAAALKRWRRNIHLILEIYGVVCEHLAFFFSVPIFWERHRACKSSAGKALFARMLARLPTFLEAMFTWVDFFKATSDRLAAFEHHTEGLQSSKDALGENSAARTQEKQDGRQSDHGSSSAKDEVTGLARLSWNSGACVGHAVCDFWQDAVLQGELYSEDKTRRGKTGDEQRDQNEKRSPEPNVELGESRQPVDKENASFDTTQEVQSQNQRPLWALNRREQTQEPRPCDGKTAVVLVSPAVRNERQRARDDESETDAVSMEAHAVQVLRVLLARGGSGKIQAAKLTSLLGRFLRTFPDNDTVRSLLHEADHE